The following proteins are encoded in a genomic region of Arachis ipaensis cultivar K30076 chromosome B02, Araip1.1, whole genome shotgun sequence:
- the LOC107628614 gene encoding uncharacterized protein LOC107628614: MRYSRRNATNKISYDHEQSTEDIKMSSIFSPKSTSHETKPIVNCSFEDNKNKRDQTTGNEESSNTNGRNIIGVHHNNLSLYRTQIETASTSATTNLNGVKMTFSPQDARRLDYASSSDSSEYNSDYDKFIKFISRVRSWEEQISENAMDKSLDISDVDAITKQFKKLKIKTQENAV; encoded by the exons ATGAGATATAGCAGAAGAAATGCAACAAATAAG ATATCATATGATCATGAACAGTCAACTGAAGATATCAAAATGTCAAGTATATTTTCTCCAAAAAGCACTTCGCATGAGACAAAGCCCATTGTCAATTGCAGTTTTGAagataacaaaaacaaaagagaTCAGACAACTGGGAATGAAGAGAGTTCAAATACTAATGGCAGGAATATCATTGGGGTACATCATAATAATTTGTCTTTATACAGAACGCAAATTGAAACAGCAAGTACTTCTGCCACAACTAATCTAAATGGAGTAAAAATGACATTTTCTCCGCAAGATGCGCGCAGGCTTGATTACGCATCCAGTTCTGACAGTTCTGAATATAATTCTGATTATGACAAGTTTATTAAGTTCATCTCAAGAGTGCGAAGTTGGGAAGAACAAATATCAGAAAATGCAATGGACAAATCATTAG ATATTTCTGATGTAGATGCTATAACAAAgcaatttaaaaaattgaaaatcaaaACACAAGAGAATGCGGTATAA
- the LOC107626389 gene encoding uncharacterized protein LOC107626389, which produces MEGMVAEKNQRYLMVLMRTKICGIDLMKLITPEKEAVDCENLPPLPFDFSMDLPLGRTFALELDSKIHLVGGLKYMSSYDYYFDHAFYTPCNKVYELDLDKKELEESKSIDDAPELSVSGFTTLHKIGSDYYFMMMCGLGGFIPDNGDQNFWVLRSGTKVWEHLPDAPDLPDLPDLPGYHSIIVHSSWFDFYGKLYIRLCLEDGRVVVFSYDTHNLHWTTSVGDNSFTRSFCVPLASDGQRRFFLPRVHIPDLVDPGKYLALSCECIEGKKVIYAFQVDELGVLFFQRLEGCLDRMPSLYDEKTPVLVDLDGKGTFIVMLHGYAKEEKEDPVLFVLVLQVVAKKFVNHPSRVLRRSVRSPTECEFLDWKVLSMHMYRMEVPSWGIRDDLFAVFIFPDIQWEEENAQEGKKK; this is translated from the exons ATGGAAGGGATGGTGGCGGAGAAGAATCAACGATACCTTATGGTGCTAATGCGTACAAAGATCTGCGGCATCGACCTCATGAAACTGATAACACCCGAGAAGGAGGCTGTGGATTGCGAAAATCTACCTCCGTTACCCTTCGATTTCAGCATGGATCTTCCACTGGGCCGCACGTTCGCTTTGGAGTTGGATTCCAAGATTCATCTCGTTGGAGGTCTCAAATATATGTCCAGTTATGACTATTATTTTGATCATGCTTTCTATACTCCTTGCAATAAAGTCTACGAACTAGACCTTGACAAGAAGGAGTTAGAGGAGTCGAAATCAATCGATGATGCTCCAGAGTTATCTGTTTCCGGGTTCACTACTCTTCACAAAATCGGAAGTGATTATTATTTTATGATGATGTGTGGTCTCGGTGGTTTCATACCCGACAATGGTGATCAGAATTTTTGGGTTCTACGCTCTGGGACCAAAGTTTGGGAACACTTGCCTGATGCTCCTGATCTTCCTGATCTTCCTGATCTTCCTGGCTACCATTCCATAATTGTTCACAGTTCATGGTTCGACTTCTATGGTAAGCTATACATCCGACTCTGTTTGGAAGATGGAAGAGTTGTCGTCTTCTCTTATGACACCCATAACCTACATTGGACAACGAGTGTGGGTGACAATAGTTTTACGCGTTCTTTTTGTGTCCCACTGGCATCCGATGGCCAGCGTCGGTTCTTTCTTCCAAGGGTGCATATTCCAG ATTTGGTTGATCCTGGCAAATACCTGGCACTTTCATGCGAATGCATTGAAGGAAAAAAAGTGATATATGCATTCCAGGTGGATGAATTGGGTGTCCTTTTCTTCCAAAGGCTTGAAGGCTGCTTAGATAGAATGCCGTCCTTGTATGATGAGAAAACGCCTGTGCTTGTTGATCTTGATGGCAAAGGCACGTTTATTGTTATGTTACATGGCTATGCAAAGGAAGAAAAAGAGGACCCGGTCCTCTTTGTGTTGGTTCTTCAGGTTGTTGCAAAGAAGTTTGTCAACCATCCCTCCCGGGTCCTCCGTAGGTCTGTGAGGTCCCCAACGGAGTGTGAGTTCTTGGATTGGAAGGTACTTAGCATGCACATGTACAGAATGGAGGTCCCGAGTTGGGGAATAAGAGATGATTTGTTTGCTGTCTTTATTTTCCCTGACATCCAGTGGGAAGAAGAGAATGCCCAGGAGGGGAAAAAGAAATAG
- the LOC107626392 gene encoding uncharacterized protein LOC107626392 — protein sequence MGNCLVLHCHENNMVRVMKSDGKILEYKAPIKVHQVLAQFSGYHAISNSLQPIHHLHPNTKLLKGQIFYLVPISPSLSPSPKSSSKKKKKVRFAEQEVVVEGKGAKENINTNDDDNNNNNGVVRIKIVISKQQLHDMMMQKGEIISVDELLSLVDHGENSNDEEFDDDNNNNDGSIGWKPCLESIPELC from the coding sequence ATGGGAAATTGCTTAGTTCTTCATTGTCATGAGAACAATATGGTAAGAGTAATGAAGAGTGATGGGAAAATTCTAGAGTACAAAGCTCCCATTAAGGTGCACCAAGTTCTAGCACAATTTTCAGGCTATCATGCAATATCCAATTCACTACAACCCATTCATCATCTTCACCCTAATACCAAACTTCTCAAAGGTCAGATATTCTACCTTGTGCCTATCTCGCCGTCGCTGTCGCCGTCGCCGAAGTCTagtagcaagaagaagaagaaggtgagaTTTGCTGAACAAGAAGTAGTAGTGGAAGGAAAAGGTGCAAAGGAAAATATTAATactaatgatgatgataataataataataatggagtgGTTAGGATCAAAATTGTTATAAGTAAGCAACAACTTCATGATATGATGATGCAAAAGGGAGAGATTATTTCGGTTGATGAATTATTATCTTTGGTGGATCATGGTGAAAATAGTAATGATGAAGaatttgatgatgataataataataatgatggttCTATAGGGTGGAAACCATGCTTAGAAAGCATACCCGAATTATGTTAA